A genomic window from Sorex araneus isolate mSorAra2 chromosome 2, mSorAra2.pri, whole genome shotgun sequence includes:
- the LOC101536900 gene encoding E3 ubiquitin-protein ligase TRIM38-like yields MASSTSTKKMKEEATCCICLELMTEPVSIDCGHSYCRLCIVGIIESQCSMTAQRKFHCPQCRATFRRESLRPNKQLQNLIETIKETECEKLCEEHREQLHLFCEDDQQLICWRCERTQHKGHVTALVEDVYQSYKEKFQKAVTILKDTKEQYKNLKLLTRKQITDWEEKTESRKQQIHADFKNLHMFLYEEEKSYIWKLEKVKEQTLENLLDREATLEKQIQELKDHIVELERKCQGSAQNLLQDVKDTLSRNSTINLVKPKDVLLKLDTVCNVSELYFDVTKMLRRYQTSVILDPETAHPKLILSKDQRQVTCGSVQKKPDTPGRFSVLPCVLGCATFTAGRHYFEVDVGEGTQWDFGVCLENVERNVDTIQGPQSGFWAIRLCKDKGYVALTSLLTPLRLKEHLEVMGVFLDYDAGFVSFYNVNTGSHIYTFPKASFSHALRPYFQVYHYSPLFLPPPDE; encoded by the exons ATGGCCTCAAGCACAAGTACCAAGAAGATGAAGGAGGAAGCCACCTGCTGCATCTGCCTGGAGCTGATGACTGAGCCTGTGAGCATCGACTGCGGGCACAGCTACTGCCGCCTGTGCATAGTGGGCATCATTGAGAGCCAGTGCTCTATGACAGCGCAGAGGAAGTTCCACTGTCCCCAGTGCCGAGCGACATTTAGAAGGGAGAGCCTCCGGCCCAACAAGCAGCTGCAGAACCTCATTGAGACCATCAAGGAGACAGAGTGTGAGAAGCTGTGTGAGGAACACAGAGAGCAGCTCCACCTCTTCTGTGAAGACGACCAACAGCTCATCTGCTGGCGCTGTGAGCGGACACAGCACAAAGGACACGTCACAGCTCTTGTGGAAGACGTCTACCAGAGCTACAAG GAAAAGTTTCAGAAAGCTGTGACAATACTGAAGGACACaaaagaacaatataagaatctgAAGCTGttaacaagaaaacaaataactgACTGGGAG GAAAAGACAGAGAGTAGGAAACAGCAAATCCATGCTGACTTTAAAAATCTCCACATGTTCCTATATGAAGAGGAGAAGTCTTATATATGGAAGCTTGAAAAGGTAAAAGAGCAGACTCTAGAGAACCTTCTGGACAGAGAGGCCACATTGGAGAAGCAGATCCAGGAACTCAAGGACCACATTGTGGAACTGGAGAGGAAATGTCAGGGCTCAGCCCAGAATTTGTTGCAG GATGTAAAAGACACCTTGAGCAG GAACTCAACTATCAACCTGGTAAAACCAAAGGATGTGCTTTTGAAGCTGGATACTGTGTGCAACGTCTCTGAGCTTTACTTTGATGTGACAAAAATGTTAAGGCGTTATCAAA CCAGTGTGATTCTGGATCCAGAGACAGCTCATCCTAAATTAATTCTCTCGAAGGATCAGAGGCAAGTGACTTGTGGGTCTGTTCAGAAGAAGCCTGACACTCCTGGGAGATTTAGTGTCTTGCCCTGTGTCCTGGGCTGTGCGACCTTCACAGCAGGAAGACATTACTTTGAAGTGGATGTAGGAGAAGGAACCCAGTGGGATTTCGGAGTTTGTCTGGAGAACGTGGAGAGGAACGTTGACACGATACAGGGGCCACAGTCTGGATTCTGGGCCATAAGACTATGTAAAGACAAAGGCTATGTAGCCCTCACCTCTCTCTTAACTCCCCTTCGTCTGAAGGAGCACCTTGAGGTTATGGGGGTTTTCCTGGACTATGATGCTGGATTTGTATCCTTTTACAATGTGAATACCGGCTCACACATCTACACCTTCCCAAAGGCATCTTTCTCTCATGCTCTCCGGCCCTATTTCCAGGTTTATCATTATTCTCCTCTGTTTCTGCCTCCCCCAGATGAGTAA